In a single window of the Zea mays cultivar B73 chromosome 5, Zm-B73-REFERENCE-NAM-5.0, whole genome shotgun sequence genome:
- the LOC103626850 gene encoding uncharacterized protein — MISRYRSWKGPGRFMHREMIITSTSSAHLRKTSLRKCLKEWNGVTTIDGGKSGRGGHVDGPSGEAKFSNDFEVHYIGSS, encoded by the exons ATGATCTCGAGATATCGCAGTTGGAAGGGTCCAGGAAGATTTATGCACAGGGA GATGATTATCACGAGTACTTCAAGCGCTCATTTGAGGAAGACATCGCTGCGCAAGTGCCTCAAGGAGTGGAATG GGGTTACAACTATTGATGGGGGGAAATCAGGCAGAGGAGGGCATGTTGACGGACCAAGTGGCGAGGCAAAATTTTCTAATGATTTTGAAGTTCATTATATTGGCAGTAGCTGA